The following DNA comes from Lynx canadensis isolate LIC74 chromosome C2, mLynCan4.pri.v2, whole genome shotgun sequence.
GGAAATAATCCTCAGAGACAAGCCTTCCTGCACCAGAGCCTACAGGAGAGATACAAATGAGACCAGGGCCATAAACTGTAGTGACGAGACAATATCCTGGGACTCCAGACCTGATCAGAATCCCACCCTTCAGATCGATCCAGTGGCCATCACTCATGATGGATATTACAGGTGTGAAGTGGTCACAACTCATGGGCATTTCTATCATGGATATCACCTGAAAGTGTTAGGTAAGGAGCATCGTATATTGTGGGATGTCAGATAACCAGATTTGGACTGAAACAGATGTCTCTCTCTATTCCATATCCGTGTGTTAAGACTGAAGCATTTTCCCCTGCATCTCTGCAGTGCCCCCCGAGGTGACCCTGTTTCAACTTGAGAATGGAGCTATCGTGTGTAGGGCAGCTGCAGGGAAGCCAGCGGCGCAGATCTCCTGGACCCCAGGGGGAGATTGTCACACTGTGGAAGAGCCACTGGGCAATGACACAGTGACCGTCCAGAGTTCGTGCCGCTGGGAGGACCACCGGGTGTCTAAGGTGTCCTGCTCTGTGTCACATCTGACTGGCAACACGAGTCTGTCCATAGCATTGAATCAAGGTAATCACCTATTTTATTTAGAGTAATGAACTTGTTGCTCAGCATTTTCCTCTATTGATTATTAGTCACcaagaagaaagtaagaaagctTGTGTTCCTAATTTGAAGATATTCCCTAAAATGTAACTGGATAATGTGTTAGTATGCTAGGGAAATAGTTCCCATTTCTGTGTCAAATAgaaggaataaattaaataacttcTTATCAATACATTCTCTAAACATCTTTCAATCTGGaatccataaaaattttttaacttagtaTCTGTTGACTTTTACTTTGCgattaatattcatataaaatagcaaaacttttatataatttaacaATACTTATTTAGTAGATAGATAAGAACAATAattatctcttcttctttttatttcttgtaatcACCACTTTTTGTTACTCCGAGTAAGAGAGAagatttccttcctcctcttccttgtcATCTGAAACCTATACATCAAttcatttgccaaatatttattgaatgttcttATGTGTTTGAAGCTGTcatataaagatgaaaagacaaggtCCATGTCTTCATATTATTCCAGAAAGTATAACCTGGTTGTTAGAAGAAAAGCCTTTGGCACAATATGGCTTCTTGTTTACCAGCTGTGTGAGTTGAAacaat
Coding sequences within:
- the LOC115524256 gene encoding cell surface glycoprotein CD200 receptor 2-like; translated protein: MSKDNDSAASTNSSLMDRQQSNFILPVEANTFLFKPVDTKAVLSCPPITQKAVLVSIRWEIILRDKPSCTRAYRRDTNETRAINCSDETISWDSRPDQNPTLQIDPVAITHDGYYRCEVVTTHGHFYHGYHLKVLVPPEVTLFQLENGAIVCRAAAGKPAAQISWTPGGDCHTVEEPLGNDTVTVQSSCRWEDHRVSKVSCSVSHLTGNTSLSIALNQGVIVLGFPPSTLLIILYVKFSLFLVILIIVGFIYFQRIKDCSPFFDVQALLTPESPGRDACSPGQNLLIHYTAY